One Curtobacterium sp. MCLR17_032 genomic window carries:
- a CDS encoding DEAD/DEAH box helicase family protein yields the protein MVDFGAMLASGADDAPIEPRELHSQLTKAPGYGYLRDVQGQVLSKWHERRDDRDIIIKVNTGGGKTIDGLIILQSYLNANAGPALFVAPSDYLVTQVIAEAEKIGIAVTTNVDGASYLNSEAIGIINAHKLVNGRTVFSDRRPTRPRVPIGAVVIDDVHAAIATTREKLSLTVPRSNAAFMPLLELFAEDLKTQSSDSYLDVRDDRRGAPVRVPFWAWRSKVEQVRELLRLQTGEKQDLFYDWPAVAEVLPLCRAAFANHELTITPHCPPIDHVTSFMEAKHRVFLTATLADDSVLVTDFGAAPASVQSPITPLTAGDIGERMILAPQEINPALSAEEIRSQIVDLSKMVNTVVLVPSTPWAEKWKAHAAIVATKDDIEDAVKKLRGRKHIGLVVLVNRYDGIDLPDDACRVLVLDGLPEAFSPEDRISSTLTRSSSGIDDRQVQRIEQGMGRGVRSNEDHCVVFLLGPRLAQLTVDPRTVTRFSPATQQQLKLSRQVASNMDNLPMSGIIKTVKQALSRDKSWVELALRTLRNIAPAPGHVSDAAVAEREAYALAQNGNLVAARDRIGSAAEAEQDEASAGRLLELQATYADMTNPELGQQILTQARALNTNVTKPLAGLTFVALEAHSPQAATCARRLGQKYSTAAGLRLDVESIIEDLVFDEYRTDQTEEALRRCGEFIGLGSQRPEHDTNTGPDNLWALGDNEFWVIEAKTGAKSAAIAKRDMGQLATSMLWFGKRYDPAARPVPIMVHRAVAAYSDATPVTGMRIITGRGLGELAAALRAFATALAEGVWTDPQAVAKLLEGHGLSASKLVDFTTPQRGVKN from the coding sequence ATGGTGGACTTCGGAGCAATGCTGGCGAGCGGGGCGGATGACGCTCCTATCGAGCCGCGGGAACTGCATAGTCAGTTGACCAAAGCGCCCGGCTACGGGTACCTCCGCGACGTTCAGGGGCAGGTGTTATCGAAGTGGCACGAGCGCCGCGACGATCGCGATATCATCATCAAAGTCAATACCGGCGGTGGCAAGACTATCGATGGCCTCATCATTCTTCAGAGCTACCTGAACGCTAACGCCGGCCCCGCGCTCTTCGTAGCCCCCAGTGACTACCTCGTGACGCAGGTCATCGCAGAGGCAGAGAAAATCGGCATCGCCGTCACAACAAACGTCGACGGCGCGTCCTACCTCAACAGCGAAGCCATAGGCATCATCAACGCACACAAACTCGTCAACGGTCGGACGGTATTTTCAGACCGCCGGCCCACGCGACCCCGCGTCCCCATCGGAGCGGTGGTCATCGACGACGTGCACGCTGCCATCGCCACGACACGAGAAAAGCTGTCGCTGACCGTGCCTCGCAGCAACGCTGCATTCATGCCGCTTCTGGAGCTGTTCGCGGAGGATTTGAAGACGCAGTCCTCGGACTCGTACCTCGACGTGCGCGACGACCGGCGAGGCGCTCCAGTGCGCGTGCCGTTCTGGGCGTGGCGGTCAAAAGTCGAGCAGGTACGAGAGCTCCTCCGCCTACAAACAGGCGAGAAACAGGACCTGTTCTACGACTGGCCGGCAGTTGCCGAAGTCTTGCCCCTGTGCCGTGCCGCCTTCGCAAACCATGAATTGACGATCACGCCGCACTGCCCGCCCATCGACCACGTGACGTCGTTCATGGAAGCGAAGCACCGCGTGTTCCTCACAGCGACGCTCGCCGACGACAGCGTCCTCGTCACCGACTTCGGCGCCGCTCCAGCCAGCGTTCAATCACCGATCACCCCACTGACCGCTGGTGATATCGGAGAGCGAATGATCCTCGCCCCACAAGAGATCAATCCTGCACTCTCCGCGGAGGAGATCCGCTCCCAGATTGTCGATCTCAGCAAAATGGTCAACACCGTAGTCCTCGTGCCCAGCACCCCATGGGCAGAGAAGTGGAAAGCCCACGCAGCAATAGTCGCGACGAAGGACGATATCGAAGATGCCGTGAAGAAGCTCCGCGGCAGGAAGCACATCGGGCTGGTCGTGCTGGTCAATCGGTATGACGGGATCGACCTCCCCGACGATGCTTGTCGCGTGCTGGTACTCGACGGGTTACCCGAGGCGTTCAGCCCCGAAGACCGCATCAGCTCTACCCTCACGCGCTCCAGTTCAGGAATTGACGACCGCCAGGTGCAACGCATCGAGCAGGGCATGGGCCGCGGCGTGCGTAGCAACGAGGACCACTGCGTGGTGTTCCTCCTCGGGCCCCGACTCGCACAACTGACCGTGGACCCACGCACCGTGACGCGTTTCAGTCCTGCGACCCAGCAACAGCTCAAGCTCTCCAGGCAGGTCGCCTCGAACATGGATAACCTCCCGATGAGTGGCATCATCAAAACGGTCAAACAAGCGCTATCACGGGACAAGAGCTGGGTCGAACTCGCACTCAGGACACTACGCAACATCGCACCTGCGCCCGGCCACGTCTCCGATGCTGCGGTGGCAGAGCGCGAGGCCTACGCACTGGCCCAAAACGGCAACCTCGTCGCCGCGCGCGACCGCATCGGCAGCGCCGCCGAGGCGGAACAGGATGAGGCGTCCGCAGGCAGGCTCCTGGAGCTGCAAGCGACCTACGCCGATATGACCAACCCTGAACTTGGCCAGCAGATCCTCACGCAAGCTCGCGCCCTGAATACCAATGTCACCAAGCCCCTGGCCGGACTGACATTCGTCGCTCTAGAGGCTCACTCTCCGCAAGCAGCGACATGCGCGCGCCGTCTCGGGCAGAAGTACTCGACCGCCGCAGGACTTCGCCTCGACGTAGAGTCCATCATCGAGGACCTCGTCTTCGATGAATACCGCACAGACCAGACCGAAGAGGCGTTGCGACGCTGCGGCGAATTCATCGGGCTCGGGTCTCAGCGCCCCGAGCACGATACGAACACCGGTCCTGACAATCTCTGGGCACTTGGTGATAACGAGTTCTGGGTCATCGAAGCGAAAACAGGAGCTAAAAGCGCCGCGATCGCGAAACGCGACATGGGACAGCTCGCGACCTCCATGCTGTGGTTCGGCAAGCGTTACGACCCCGCCGCACGGCCAGTGCCGATCATGGTGCATCGCGCTGTCGCTGCCTACTCGGATGCAACTCCAGTAACAGGGATGCGCATCATCACGGGAAGGGGCTTAGGTGAACTTGCGGCGGCACTGCGCGCTTTCGCGACCGCGCTGGCCGAAGGCGTCTGGACAGACCCGCAAGCGGTCGCCAAGTTGCTCGAAGGGCACGGGC
- a CDS encoding IS3 family transposase (programmed frameshift) — MVKAYPDEFRCDVIAVARKGETSVRQVAKDFGVSESCLARWLRLADRDDGVPAAASPSVKAIEQAELRDAQKRIRLLEQENEILRRAAAYFAQFATPKMIYPLVLELADDGVPVAVTCRVLGFSKQAFYRWRADPVSQRDWEDAHLTNAAIDAHRDDPTFGYRFIADDLIASGHTVSERRVWRLCSQQRLWSLHAKKRGLNRKAGPPVHDDRVRRAFTVPDLDKLWLTDITEHNTAEGKLYLCAIKDACSRWIVGYSISDRMRSSLAVAAPQMAVHRRNPAGTVVHSDRGSQFRSKKFVRALGDVGLLGSMGRVGACADNAAMESFFALLQKNVLNRKGWATREELRLAIITWIEATYHRKRRQRGLGKLTPIEYETIINPQVALAA; from the exons GTGGTGAAGGCGTATCCGGACGAGTTCCGCTGCGATGTGATCGCGGTCGCCCGGAAGGGTGAGACGTCGGTGCGGCAGGTCGCGAAGGACTTCGGTGTGTCCGAGTCCTGCCTGGCCCGCTGGTTGCGTCTCGCGGACCGTGATGACGGCGTCCCTGCTGCTGCGTCGCCATCCGTGAAGGCGATTGAGCAGGCCGAGCTGCGGGACGCGCAGAAACGGATCCGGCTGCTCGAGCAGGAAAACGAGATCCTCCGCCGGGCAGCGGCGTACTTCGCCCAGT TCGCAACTCCCAAAATGATCTACCCGCTGGTCCTCGAACTCGCCGACGATGGTGTCCCCGTCGCGGTGACCTGCCGGGTGCTGGGTTTCTCGAAGCAGGCCTTCTATCGGTGGCGCGCCGACCCGGTTTCTCAGCGGGACTGGGAGGACGCGCACCTGACCAACGCAGCGATCGATGCGCACCGGGACGATCCGACGTTCGGGTACCGGTTCATCGCCGACGACCTGATTGCGTCCGGTCATACGGTGTCGGAACGGCGAGTGTGGCGGTTGTGTTCGCAGCAGCGGCTCTGGTCACTGCACGCGAAGAAGCGCGGCCTGAATCGCAAGGCTGGGCCGCCGGTGCACGATGACCGTGTCCGCCGTGCGTTCACCGTGCCAGACCTCGACAAGCTCTGGCTGACCGATATCACCGAGCACAACACGGCAGAGGGCAAGCTGTACCTCTGCGCGATCAAGGACGCCTGCTCGCGCTGGATCGTGGGCTATTCGATCAGCGACCGGATGCGGTCCTCGCTCGCCGTCGCGGCCCCGCAAATGGCGGTGCATCGCCGGAACCCGGCAGGAACCGTCGTCCACTCGGACCGGGGCAGCCAGTTCAGGTCGAAGAAGTTCGTCCGCGCGCTGGGTGATGTCGGCCTGCTCGGATCAATGGGGCGAGTCGGTGCGTGCGCCGACAACGCCGCAATGGAATCGTTCTTCGCGCTCCTGCAGAAGAACGTCCTGAACCGGAAAGGTTGGGCGACCAGGGAAGAGCTCCGGCTCGCGATCATCACCTGGATCGAAGCGACCTATCACCGGAAACGACGGCAACGAGGTCTGGGGAAGTTGACCCCGATCGAGTACGAGACGATCATCAACCCACAGGTCGCACTCGCGGCCTAA
- a CDS encoding peptidase inhibitor family I36 protein: MRFKKHFASVAVVAAVASGALFTAAPASAAPAGCESGRGCTYEDANYGKGHINFFENVKDFSQVGYWVGTLHTLTDNAASSAFNNGTTGRNATWYDLKSYQGPKKTLTMGYGTTNLGYADLNDKVSSACFTGYCN, encoded by the coding sequence ATGCGTTTCAAAAAGCACTTCGCTTCCGTGGCTGTCGTCGCGGCGGTTGCAAGCGGGGCATTGTTCACTGCAGCACCTGCGTCCGCGGCACCCGCTGGCTGCGAGTCTGGCCGGGGCTGCACGTACGAAGACGCAAACTACGGCAAGGGTCACATCAACTTCTTTGAGAATGTGAAGGACTTTTCGCAAGTCGGCTATTGGGTGGGCACGCTGCACACCCTGACGGACAATGCTGCATCCTCAGCCTTCAACAACGGCACCACCGGTCGCAACGCCACCTGGTACGACCTGAAGAGCTACCAGGGCCCTAAGAAGACACTTACTATGGGCTACGGCACGACCAACCTCGGATACGCTGACCTGAACGACAAGGTCTCGTCAGCCTGCTTCACCGGATACTGCAACTAG
- a CDS encoding peptidoglycan-binding domain-containing protein — MTEINGRPVFAIPGGFAFYRVLREGDHGPDVRQLQHALTAAGHVVAEDGRFGSGTSSAVKALYRAAGYEAPTEPGTADQLGRGKSATATGGSGTTKTDSSTAESSVIDGGGTADVPGFVIAPGEFIVLPTLPAVLSSAPAIGSAIGEDAKIAVQSGSLRLSGDVPPLSANLLTAGLPGSADIGGAVPVHIESIGTAKEDGAAAVPVVATADDGQIAEDKIGEEVTVTAQVQVVAGDALIVPSIAVASGGSGPAHVLVEQKDGTFASVAVREIGQLNGESAIQLDGSGRLAAGDRVRVDGP; from the coding sequence GTGACTGAGATCAACGGTCGGCCGGTATTCGCGATCCCAGGCGGATTCGCCTTTTACCGCGTCCTCCGTGAGGGTGACCACGGGCCGGATGTCCGCCAACTGCAACACGCGCTGACAGCAGCAGGCCACGTTGTCGCCGAAGACGGCCGCTTTGGCAGTGGAACGAGTAGCGCCGTGAAGGCGCTGTACAGAGCCGCAGGGTACGAGGCTCCGACCGAGCCCGGAACAGCCGACCAACTTGGACGAGGCAAGTCAGCTACAGCAACGGGCGGCTCAGGGACGACGAAAACCGACTCCTCTACCGCTGAGTCGTCGGTGATTGACGGTGGTGGCACAGCAGACGTGCCCGGTTTCGTGATTGCTCCTGGGGAATTCATTGTGCTCCCGACCCTGCCCGCGGTGTTGAGCTCAGCGCCGGCCATCGGTTCCGCCATCGGTGAAGACGCAAAGATCGCTGTGCAGAGTGGTTCGCTGCGTCTCAGCGGCGACGTGCCGCCCCTCTCGGCGAATCTGCTCACAGCTGGGTTGCCAGGATCGGCTGACATCGGCGGAGCAGTCCCGGTTCACATCGAATCCATCGGTACCGCGAAAGAGGACGGCGCAGCCGCTGTGCCGGTCGTCGCCACCGCTGACGACGGTCAGATCGCGGAGGACAAGATCGGTGAAGAAGTCACCGTAACCGCTCAAGTGCAGGTCGTGGCAGGCGACGCTCTCATCGTCCCCTCGATCGCAGTCGCATCCGGGGGGTCAGGTCCGGCGCATGTCCTCGTCGAACAGAAGGACGGCACTTTTGCGAGTGTGGCCGTACGGGAGATCGGCCAGCTGAACGGCGAGTCCGCGATCCAGCTCGATGGGAGCGGTCGGCTCGCAGCCGGTGACCGTGTTCGGGTAGACGGCCCATGA
- a CDS encoding ABC transporter ATP-binding protein/permease, with the protein MISLRGLTRVFPAPATGAALSGVDLDILPGEFIAIVGPSGGGKSTLLNMIGLLDKPTAGAYQLNGIDVGLLTEKQLAGLRASQFGFIFQNFHLLDNRPVVDSVELGLLYQASPHRQRRETALRALDRVGLADFADQTASRLSGGQRQRVAIARALSSDAPVILADEPTGNLDSANGTQILELLRSLSRQGRTIVLVTHDEKISAMADRVIRIRDGRVDQVTEMSAARSEANGLPTATPTQRTRDSSRIRSRDFIVDALATIGSRASRSAGLIAAVATAVALAVTTLGLSDSAAAQVSDRFNAHTNRDVSVTWQMEKDGQDNAPSAESALRGSEQVVGVDARAVLLERGSTQIQVTDKRTALQAKAVSASDGIQAAAGLKIRWAPNHRAFLKPDEVLVGESLAHQLLLGPLAGSPAVMLDGVTARVVGVVKDSPREPSLLGAVLSGTDEQLGLPDAAQGMLMLKTHAGAAQQVARQIRVAVLPTDPDRLAVNAPADPTTLRGEIESDVKTTLVAFTVVALLAAVAALGNAMVLAVLERRREFGLRKALGARRGQVAGLVLLESSIIGLAGGAAGFVMGMVSVLAVTVARHWIPVFDFRIAPIAVAGGMVAGGIGGILAALQAVRVQAQDALRG; encoded by the coding sequence ATGATCTCGCTAAGAGGGCTCACCCGTGTGTTCCCGGCGCCAGCGACCGGCGCTGCGCTTTCTGGTGTCGACCTCGACATCCTGCCGGGCGAGTTCATCGCTATCGTCGGCCCATCCGGCGGGGGGAAATCGACGCTACTCAACATGATCGGTCTGCTCGACAAACCCACTGCCGGCGCCTATCAGCTCAACGGAATCGACGTCGGCCTGCTCACAGAGAAGCAGCTCGCTGGTCTGCGGGCGTCCCAATTCGGATTCATCTTCCAGAACTTCCATCTGCTCGATAACCGCCCCGTCGTTGACAGCGTCGAACTCGGGCTGCTTTATCAGGCGTCGCCTCACCGCCAACGGCGCGAGACAGCGCTCCGAGCTCTTGACCGCGTGGGGCTTGCAGACTTCGCAGACCAGACCGCGTCACGTCTCTCCGGCGGGCAACGTCAGCGCGTCGCAATCGCCAGAGCACTGTCCAGCGATGCGCCGGTGATTCTTGCAGATGAGCCCACCGGCAACCTGGACAGCGCAAACGGGACTCAGATCCTCGAACTACTGAGAAGCCTCTCGCGGCAAGGACGGACCATCGTCCTCGTCACCCATGACGAGAAGATCAGCGCGATGGCGGACCGGGTCATCCGCATACGGGACGGCCGTGTCGACCAGGTGACCGAGATGTCCGCCGCCCGAAGCGAAGCCAACGGACTACCAACGGCCACACCTACGCAGCGAACGCGCGACTCATCACGGATACGCAGCCGCGACTTTATCGTGGACGCGCTCGCGACGATCGGTTCTCGCGCCAGTCGCTCCGCCGGCCTAATCGCCGCTGTCGCGACTGCAGTCGCTCTCGCAGTAACGACACTCGGTCTCTCCGATTCCGCCGCAGCGCAAGTGAGTGATCGGTTCAATGCCCATACCAACCGGGACGTCTCCGTCACCTGGCAGATGGAAAAGGACGGCCAGGACAACGCGCCGAGCGCCGAAAGCGCGCTCCGTGGTAGCGAGCAGGTGGTTGGCGTTGACGCGCGCGCTGTTCTTCTCGAGCGTGGCAGCACTCAGATACAGGTAACGGATAAACGTACAGCCCTGCAGGCAAAAGCAGTTTCAGCGTCGGACGGAATACAAGCCGCCGCCGGACTGAAGATTCGATGGGCGCCCAACCACAGGGCCTTCCTCAAACCTGATGAGGTTCTCGTCGGCGAGTCGCTGGCACACCAACTCCTGCTCGGACCCTTGGCTGGTTCGCCAGCGGTAATGCTCGACGGGGTGACGGCAAGAGTCGTTGGCGTCGTCAAAGACTCGCCCCGCGAACCCTCGCTACTCGGGGCCGTTTTGAGCGGAACAGACGAGCAACTCGGGCTGCCCGACGCGGCACAAGGAATGCTGATGCTGAAAACCCACGCCGGCGCAGCGCAGCAGGTGGCCCGCCAGATCCGAGTAGCCGTCCTACCGACGGACCCCGACCGGTTGGCTGTGAACGCTCCGGCAGACCCGACGACTCTCCGCGGTGAAATCGAGTCGGACGTCAAAACTACGCTCGTGGCCTTCACCGTCGTAGCCCTACTCGCGGCAGTCGCAGCGCTCGGGAACGCCATGGTCCTGGCCGTCTTGGAACGCCGTCGCGAATTCGGCTTACGCAAGGCGCTCGGAGCCCGGCGCGGCCAGGTGGCCGGACTGGTCCTGTTGGAATCATCGATCATCGGACTCGCAGGCGGCGCGGCCGGCTTCGTGATGGGTATGGTAAGTGTGCTTGCAGTCACCGTCGCCCGCCATTGGATTCCGGTTTTCGACTTCCGCATCGCGCCGATCGCCGTCGCAGGTGGAATGGTCGCCGGTGGTATCGGCGGGATCTTGGCGGCACTACAAGCGGTACGGGTGCAAGCCCAAGACGCGCTCCGCGGTTGA